Part of the Pyxidicoccus trucidator genome is shown below.
AAGCCGCTACCGCGGTTGCGCACCACGGTGCCAGCCGCGCCCACCGCCCAGAGGTCGCTCGAACCCGAGGCCCAGACGGACTGGAGGTGCTGACGCGTCCCCGCGTCCACCGCGGAGAAGGCGCCTCCCGACGAGCGCAGCACGGTGCCGTCCCTCCCCACGGCCCAAGTCTCCGTGGCAGAGACGGCGTGCACACCGAGCAGCTCGGAAGTCGTACCGCTGGCGACGCGCGTCCACCGCGTGCCATCCCAGTGCTGGATGCGGCCGGACTCCCCCACGGCCCAGCCATCCTGGGTCGCGAGGAAGTGCGCGTTGTTCAGGGTGTAGCCATGTGGCAGTGGGTACTCCCAGCACCAGCCGTCCTCGCTGCACTCGCGACTCGCGGCGGGAATCGCGCAGGAGGTGGGATTGCCCCGGCCTCCACACACCTCCGGCTCCACGCAGAAGCCACAAGGGGTGCCACCGTCGCTTCCCGCATCCCCGCCCGAGCCTGCATCGGTGCCCGCGTCCTCGACGGGAGGAGGCTCATCGGGATCCGGCTCACAGCCGCCGAGCGCCAGGGCCCCCATCACCAGGAGCGCGAAGGACAGCGCCGTCGCGCCCGCGCGCGACCTGTGCTGCTCCGGGCCGGGCCGCGTAGCGGATGCCGCACCTGCTGCGAAGAGGTTGTCGCGGGACATGGGGTCTCCGTGGCGACTGCGAGGACAGACCGGTGGCGCGGCGTGCGCCCCGGCTCCACTTCAGGGATGTATTGCAAGCAACGGTCCTGGGTGGATCGCGAAGCCCGGCGTCTGGAGTTCGCCAGGATGCGTCAGTCGCTGGAATTGCATGGGTCGATTGCGTCAGGCTGCGCCGCATCAACACCACGGGAGTTGCCAACGGGCGCCGGGGCCGTGTCGGTGCCCTCGTTGACGAGAGGTCGAGGGAATGGCGGTCGAGGGTGAGGAGCAGGAGCTGCGCGAAGCCGTTCGCAAGCTGGAGTCGGCCGTGGCCTCCCTGGAGGCGCGGCTGTCCCGCCTGGAAGCCTCGGGCGTCCGGGCCGAGGCCCCGCCTCCCGTCTCCACCGTGGCCGTCGCCACGCCGCCCGTCGCGCCCGCTCCCGAGCGGAGGGACCTGGAGGCCCACCTCGGCACGTACTGGCTGAGCCGACTGGGCATCGTCGCGCTCATCATCGGAATCGCCTATCTCATCACCTACCGCTTCGGTGAGCTGGGCATGCTGGCGCGCGTGGTGGCCGGGTACGTGCTGAGCGCGGGCCTGGGCGCATTCGGCGTGTGGCTGGCGCGGCGGCACGAGCTGTTCGGGCGCATCGTCTTCGGCGGCGGACTGGCGCTGGCCTACTTCGTCACCTACGCCCTGCACTTCCTGCCCTCCGTGCGCGTCATCGAGAGCCAGGCGCTCGCGCTGGTGCTGCTCGCGCTGCTCGTCATCGGCATCGTGGTCATCGCGCACCGGATGCAGTCGGAGACGGTGGCCGGCGTCGCGCTCTTCCTCGGGCTGCACACGGGGATGCTGAGCGAAATCACCACCTTCACGCTGTTCTCCACCACGCTGCTCGCGGCCGGCGCCCTCTTCTTCCTGGTGCAGAACCGCTGGGTGGTGGTGCCGCTGTCCAGCCTGGTGGCGGTGTACTCGACGCACATCGTCTGGGCGCTGCGCGACGACGGCGTGGCCCCCGGGGCTCCGGAGCGGGAGCGGCTGCTGCTGAGCCTCGGCTTCATCGTCCTCTACTTCCTGCTGTTCTCCGTGGCCCTGCTGGCCCGCCCGCGCGAGCTGTCCATGCGCGCGTGCCTCGCCTTCGCGCTCCTCAACTGGGTGGGGCTGGCGCTGCTCGGCGGCTACGAGGTGGCGCGGTGGAGTGACGACCACCTCTTCACCTTCTTCGTGACGCTGGCGCTCGCACAGGGGGCCTGTGCCGTGGCGGCCCGCGCGAGGCACGCGCCCGGCGCCCTCTTCCACGCCTACCTGTCGCTCACCGCCATCACCCTCGCGCTGGCGATGCCCGCACGGCACGAGGACGCGAAGCTGGTGGCCGCATGGGCGGTGACGGGCCTCGGCACCGGGCTGGCCGCGCGTGGCGCCAACTCGCCCGTGCTGCGCTGGGTGGGCGTGCTCATCCTCTTCACCGCGCTGGGCACGTGCGAGGCGCTCACGCCCGACCACAGGCCCCTGTTCGCGACGCTCTTCCTCTTCTTCGTGTTCGTGGAGCGCGCTGGCACCGTGCTCTGGCCGGGCACGACGCGGCCCGAGGTCCACCGGGGCGACTCGCTCCTGCAGGCAGCCTGCGCGGCGGGCTCGGGGCTGGCCCTCGTCGGACTCGTGGGCGGACTGATGCCGGAGGGGCTGGTGACGCTGGGCTGGGTGGTGGCCGCCTTCGGCCTCTTCGCCCTGGGCTTCGCGGTGCACGAGCGCTGGTACCGGCTGGCCGCCCTCGCCGTCCTGGGACTCGCGCTGCTGCGCCTGCTGGTGGTGGACCTGGGCAACCTCCCCGCCGACCAGCGCATCCTCACCTTCATCCTCCTGGGGGTGATGCTGCTGGTCATCTCCTACACGTACACCCGCCTGAGGCACCGCAAGAGCTGACAGCCAGACAGCAGCAATCGGACGCGGGACGTCCATGAAACCCCACCCGCCCGGTTGTGCTCTTGACTCCCAACCCGCCACACGGCATTTCGACGGTGGAGACCTACACGGGCCAGGAGGGCTCCATGTCCACGTCAGCGCGCGACGAGCGCGACTATTTCGAGCGCATCTACACCGTCGCCGACCAGGTGCCTCGCGGCCAGGTGGCCACCTACGGAGACCTCGCCACCATCGTCGGGGAGGGCTGTGATGCCCGCATCGTCGGGCACGCGCTCGGGGCCCTGGGCGCACGCGCGAAGACGGTGCCGTGGCAGCGCATCATCAGCCGCACCGGCGGCATCAGCACGTCGGGCCACGGCCAGCGCGAATTGCTGGAGGCGGAGGGCGTCGCCTTCGACGAGAAGGGCCACGTGCGCATGGCCGCGCACCACTGGGAAGGGCCGAGCGAGGAGTGGGCCCGCGCCCACGGCTTCCAGCCGCTGCCCAGGCGCCCGGGGAGCGCGCCCGACCCGCAGCTGCGGCTCTTCTGAGAGAGCGCCTGCTCCCCCGCCTGCTTTGCCTCTGGGAATAGACGCGAGAGAGTCAGGCCCTGGCCAACGGGTCGGATTCCAACATGCCGCTCGCGTTTCTCCGCTGGAGTGTCCTGCTCCTCCTGTGCCTCGTCGCGTCCTCCGCTCTCGCTGGTGAAGCGAAGGTGCGCCGGACGAAGGCGAAGGCTAAGGGCACGAAGCTCGTCCGTCTCAAGGGCGGCGAATTGCTCCACCATGCCGCCGCCGCGGCGTTCCAGCGCATGAGCACGGAAGCTCGCGCGGAGGGAGTGTCGCTCCGGGTCACCAGCGGCTACCGCTCGCGCAGGGAGCAGCGCTGGCTGTACGACCGCTACCGCAAGGGCCTGGGCCCGAAGGCCGCGCGGCCCGGGCGCTCCAACCACCAGCGGGGCCTCGCGCTGGACCTCGTCGTGGGCGACGTCACCACGCCCACGTACGACTGGCTCGCCTCCAATGCGTGCCGCTTCGGCTTCCGGCGCACCGTGCAGTCGGAGCCGTGGCACTGGGAGTACCGCCCGCGCACCACCCGCGCACCCGAAGCGGGGCAGGACTGCCTGGGCCGCGACGTGGGAGTCGAGACCGCGCCCGAGCCCGTCGCGAACAAGGACGCGAGCTGAGCGGCGCTACAGTCGCTCCAGCGTGACGTCCAGCACTCGCGCCTCGTAGCCACAGTTGCAACAGGCGCCCACCACCAGCATCTCCGGCACCGTCACCTGCACGGACGCGGGCTTGTAGCCCGTGGCCCGGACCTCGAAGGCGTAATCGCCGGGGGCGTAGACGTCTGGGGTGCACTCGGTCGCGGAGGAAGCCGCACCACAGTGGCCTTCGAGACCGGCCAGCACCGCCTCGGGCGTGGGGTCCCCGAGACCGCCGGTGACTCGCACGGTGATGGCGGGCGGACAGGGGCCGCACATCACTCCCTCACAGGAACGCTCGGAGGGAGGGCCGTCCTCGCCATCCGCGAGCGTGCGTTCGAAGGCCGAAGGAAGGTCACACCCGCCCAGGGCGAGCACGGTGAGCAGCGAGAAGG
Proteins encoded:
- a CDS encoding DUF2339 domain-containing protein, with amino-acid sequence MAVEGEEQELREAVRKLESAVASLEARLSRLEASGVRAEAPPPVSTVAVATPPVAPAPERRDLEAHLGTYWLSRLGIVALIIGIAYLITYRFGELGMLARVVAGYVLSAGLGAFGVWLARRHELFGRIVFGGGLALAYFVTYALHFLPSVRVIESQALALVLLALLVIGIVVIAHRMQSETVAGVALFLGLHTGMLSEITTFTLFSTTLLAAGALFFLVQNRWVVVPLSSLVAVYSTHIVWALRDDGVAPGAPERERLLLSLGFIVLYFLLFSVALLARPRELSMRACLAFALLNWVGLALLGGYEVARWSDDHLFTFFVTLALAQGACAVAARARHAPGALFHAYLSLTAITLALAMPARHEDAKLVAAWAVTGLGTGLAARGANSPVLRWVGVLILFTALGTCEALTPDHRPLFATLFLFFVFVERAGTVLWPGTTRPEVHRGDSLLQAACAAGSGLALVGLVGGLMPEGLVTLGWVVAAFGLFALGFAVHERWYRLAALAVLGLALLRLLVVDLGNLPADQRILTFILLGVMLLVISYTYTRLRHRKS
- a CDS encoding MGMT family protein translates to MSTSARDERDYFERIYTVADQVPRGQVATYGDLATIVGEGCDARIVGHALGALGARAKTVPWQRIISRTGGISTSGHGQRELLEAEGVAFDEKGHVRMAAHHWEGPSEEWARAHGFQPLPRRPGSAPDPQLRLF
- a CDS encoding M15 family metallopeptidase, with the translated sequence MPLAFLRWSVLLLLCLVASSALAGEAKVRRTKAKAKGTKLVRLKGGELLHHAAAAAFQRMSTEARAEGVSLRVTSGYRSRREQRWLYDRYRKGLGPKAARPGRSNHQRGLALDLVVGDVTTPTYDWLASNACRFGFRRTVQSEPWHWEYRPRTTRAPEAGQDCLGRDVGVETAPEPVANKDAS